The following proteins are encoded in a genomic region of Sesamum indicum cultivar Zhongzhi No. 13 linkage group LG8, S_indicum_v1.0, whole genome shotgun sequence:
- the LOC105167988 gene encoding ATP synthase gamma chain, chloroplastic-like, which yields MSSSHLTMWVSSKPSLSDPSGLSSRSFISPFQLPSSNASSPSRSSTSTQIQCGLRELRDRIDSVKNTQKITEAMKLVAAAKVRRAQEAVVNARPFSETLVGVLYNINEQLQTEDIDIPLTKVRPVKKVALVVVTGDRGLCGGFNNAIIKKAEARIRELKELGLDYTVISVGKKGNSYFIRRPYIPVDKFLEGSSLPTAKEAQAIADDVFSLFVSEEVDKVELLYTKFVSLVKSDPVIHTLLPLSPKGEICDVNGVCVDAAEDEFFRLTTKEGKLTVERDVVRTQTADFSPILQFEQDPVQILDALLPLYLNSQILRSLQESLASELAARMSAMSNATDNAVELKRTLSRIYNRERQAKITGEILEIVSGANALV from the coding sequence ATGTCGAGCTCTCATCTCACAATGTGGGTATCCTCAAAACCTTCTCTTTCCGACCCTTCTGGCCTCTCTTCTCGTTCCTTTATCAGCCCTTTTCAGCTTCCGAGTTCAAACGCTTCCAGCCCTTCTAGATCATCGACTTCTACTCAGATTCAGTGTGGTCTCCGTGAACTTCGTGATCGTATTGATTCTGTGAAGAATACACAGAAAATCACTGAGGCCATGAAGCTTGTGGCCGCTGCCAAGGTGAGAAGGGCACAAGAAGCTGTGGTCAATGCCAGGCCTTTCTCGGAAACTCTGGTTGGAGTTCTTTACAACATAAATGAGCAGCTCCAAACGGAGGATATTGATATTCCACTTACTAAGGTTAGACCAGTCAAGAAGGTTGCTCTGGTTGTGGTAACCGGTGATCGTGGGCTCTGTGGTGGATTCAATAATGCAATCATCAAAAAGGCTGAGGCTCGTATTAGAGAGCTCAAGGAACTTGGCCTTGATTACACTGTGATCAGTGTTGGTAAGAAGGGAAACTCGTATTTTATCCGTAGGCCTTATATCCCTGTGGACAAGTTCCTTGAGGGCAGCTCTCTTCCCACTGCTAAAGAAGCCCAGGCGATTGCGGATGATGTTTTCTCGCTGTTTGTAAGTGAAGAGGTTGATAAGGTTGAGCTTCTGTACACCAAGTTCGTGTCCTTGGTGAAGTCAGATCCAGTGATTCACACTTTGCTTCCATTATCACCAAAGGGAGAAATATGTGATGTGAATGGAGTGTGTGTTGATGCAGCTGAGGATGAGTTCTTCAGGCTGACAACCAAGGAAGGAAAGTTGACGGTGGAGAGAGATGTTGTGAGGACTCAGACTGCTGATTTTTCGCCAATCTTGCAATTCGAGCAGGATCCAGTTCAGATTCTTGATGCCCTGCTCCCTCTTTACTTGAACAGTCAAATTTTGAGGTCACTGCAGGAATCATTAGCCAGTGAACTTGCGGCTAGGATGAGTGCCATGAGCAATGCCACTGATAATGCCGTGGAGTTGAAGAGAACTTTGTCTAGAATTTACAATAGAGAGCGTCAAGCAAAAATTACTGGAGAGATTCTGGAGATTGTTTCTGGAGCCAATGCTTTGGTCTAA
- the LOC105167987 gene encoding peroxidase 42, with protein sequence MSSNSRALFFFSFFLAILYFSASAENEGPGLVMNYYRDSCPQAEDIIKEQVKLLYKRHKNTAFSWLRNIFHDCFVESCDASLLLDSTRRMLSEKETDRSFGMRNFRYIETIKEALERECPGVVSCADILVLSARDGIVALGGPYIPLKTGRRDGRKSRADILEQHLPDHNESMSVVLERFANIGIDTPGVVALLGAHSVGRTHCVKLVHRLYPEVDPALNPTHVEHMLHKCPDAIPDPKAVQYVRNDRGTPMKLDNNYYRNILDNKGLLIVDHQLATDKRTKPYVKKMAKSQDYFFREFGRAITILSENNPLTGTKGEVRKQCNLANKLH encoded by the exons ATGTCTTCCAATTCCAGagctctcttcttcttctccttcttccttGCAATCCTCTACTTCTCAGCTTCTGCAGAAAATGAGGGGCCTGGCCTCGTTATGAACTATTACAGGGACTCCTGCCCACAAGCTGAAGATATCATCAAGGAACAAGTCAAGCTTCTCTACAAGCGCCACAAGAACACTGCTTTTTCTTGGCTCAGAAACATCTTCCATGACTGTTTTGTTGAG TCATGTGATGCATCCCTATTGCTGGATTCCACGAGGAGGATGTTGTCGGAGAAGGAGACTGACAGGAGCTTTGGTATGAGGAATTTTAGGTATATTGAGACCATCAAAGAAGCTTTAGAGAGGGAGTGTCCTGGAGTGGTTTCCTGCGCTGATATTCTTGTTTTGTCTGCAAGAGATGGTATTGTTGCA CTTGGAGGGCCATACATCCCACTCAAAACAGGCAGAAGAGATGGTAGAAAAAGCAGAGCAGATATACTCGAACAGCACCTGCCAGACCACAATGAGAGCATGAGTGTTGTTCTTGAGCGGTTTGCTAACATTGGCATTGACACTCCTGGAGTTGTTGCTTTGCTAG GTGCTCACAGTGTCGGCCGAACCCACTGTGTCAAACTGGTTCACCGTCTGTACCCTGAAGTGGATCCGGCGCTCAATCCTACCCATGTTGAGCACATGCTGCACAAGTGTCCCGACGCAATCCCAGACCCTAAGGCTGTGCAGTACGTGAGGAACGATCGTGGCACACCGATGAAACTCGACAACAATTACTACAGAAACATATTGGACAACAAGGGCTTGTTGATTGTGGATCATCAACTAGCCACAGACAAGAGGACAAAGCCCTATGTCAAGAAAATGGCCAAGAGCCAAGACTATTTCTTTAGGGAGTTTGGTAGAGCCATCACCATTCtctctgagaacaaccctctcACTGGCACAAAGGGTGAAGTTAGAAAGCAGTGCAATCTTGCAAACAAGCTCCATTGA
- the LOC105167986 gene encoding calcium-dependent protein kinase — protein MGGCFSKNKYSSPDVNGYRSGTAGTGYQQSHQDYQKPSTQYTPQPQAEPERHHQPPPPRQPQNPAPLRPAPQPQNTVQKLEHNNILGKPFEDVKSKYTISKELGRGQFGVTYLCTDVATGNQYACKSILKRKLVSKNDKEDMKREVHIMQHLSGQPNIVEFKGTYEDRQSVHLIMELCRGGELFDSIIAQGQYSERAAADLCRQIVNVVHHCHFMGVMHRDLKPENFLLSSKDEKAMLKATDFGLSVFIEEGKVYRDIVGSAYYVAPEVLQRNYGKEIDVWSAGVILYILLSGVPPFWAENEKGIFDAILKEEVDFDSQPWPSISHSAKDLVRKMLTKDPKKRITSTQVLEHPWIKGQASDKPIDSAVLSRMKQFRAMNKLKKLALKVIAQSLSEEEIKGLKAMFANMDTDKSGTITYEELKSGLARLGSKLSEAEVKQLMEAADVDGNGTIDYIEFITATMHRHKLERDEHLYSAFQYFDKDSSGYITRDELETAMKEYGMGDEATIKEIISEVDTDNDGRINYDEFCAMMRSGTQQPVKLF, from the exons ATGGGTGGGTGTTTTAGCAAGAACAAATACTCAAGCCCAGATGTCAATGGCTATAGATCAGGAACAGCAGGAACAGGGTATCAGCAAAGTCACCAAGATTATCAGAAACCATCAACTCAGTATACCCCCCAACCTCAGGCAGAGCCCGAGAGGCACCACCAACCGCCGCCGCCTCGTCAGCCACAAAATCCAGCTCCGCTCAGACCTGCTCCACAACCGCAGAACACTGTTCAAAAGTTGGAGCACAATAACATTTTAGGAAAGCCCTTTGAGGATGTGAAGTCAAAGTACACAATTAGTAAAGAGTTGGGAAGGGGGCAGTTTGGGGTAACTTATTTGTGTACTGATGTTGCAACTGGGAACCAATACGCCTGCAAGTCAATATTGAAGAGGAAACTTGTAAGCAAGAATGATAAGGAGGATATGAAAAGGGAGGTTCATATTATGCAGCACTTAAGTGGGCAGCCAAACATAGTGGAATTCAAGGGTACTTACGAGGACAGGCAATCTGTGCATCTAATAATGGAGCTTTGTCGTGGTGGAGAGCTATTTGATAGTATTATTGCGCAGGGTCAATATTCTGAGAGAGCTGCTGCTGACCTTTGTAGGCAGATTGTGAATGTTGTTCACCATTGCCATTTTATGGGGGTGATGCATAGGGATCTGAAGCCTGAGAATTTCTTGCTTTCGAGTAAGGACGAGAAGGCAATGCTGAAAGCAACTGATTTTGGACTCTCTGTCTTCATTGAAGAAG GTAAGGTATATCGTGATATAGTTGGTAGTGCATACTATGTTGCTCCTGAAGTATTGCAGCGAAATTATGGGAAGGAAATAGATGTATGGAGTGCTGGTGTTATTTTGTACATCCTCCTCAGTGGCGTGCCTCCATTTTGGGCTG AAAACGAAAAAGGCATATTTGATGCTATACTGAAAGAAGAAGTTGATTTTGATAGCCAGCCATGGCCTTCCATATCACACAGTGCCAAAGATCTTGTTCGGAAAATGCTGACTAAGGACCCAAAAAAGAGAATAACTTCTACCCAAGTACTTG AGCATCCTTGGATTAAGGGACAAGCATCTGACAAGCCGATAGATAGTGCTGTTCTCTCTAGAATGAAACAGTTCAGGGCAATGAATAAGCTGAAGAAACTTGCACTGAAG GTCATTGCACAAAGTTTatcagaagaagaaattaaaggtCTTAAAGCTATGTTTGCAAATATGGACACTGATAAAAGTGGCACAATCACCTATGAAGAACTGAAATCTGGTTTGGCTCGGCTTGGGTCAAAATTGTCGGAAGCTGAAGTAAAACAACTCATGGAAGCC GCTGATGTGGATGGTAATGGGACAATCGACTACATTGAATTTATCACTGCTACAATGCACAGACATAAGCTTGAAAGAGATGAGCATCTGTATAGCGCATTTCAGTATTTTGACAAGGATAGCAGTGG CTACATCACAAGAGATGAACTGGAAACTGCTATGAAGGAGTACGGTATGGGGGACGAGGCCACCATCAAGGAAATAATTTCGGAGGTGGATACTGATAAT GATGGAAGAATCAACTACGATGAATTCTGTGCAATGATGAGAAGTGGAACACAACAACCAGTGAAGCTCTTCTAG
- the LOC105168594 gene encoding uncharacterized protein LOC105168594 translates to MKARVRSSALRSPTTTPLFYTYLKPGALAQLRYSKITARSREIGAQTLVALSQLNPSSDSAFPQPRLADLAMNGAPCFNLRVTKYPRCLQRKKLIAVTPFFSETHS, encoded by the coding sequence ATGAAAGCCAGAGTTCGAAGCAGCGCTCTCAGATCTCCCACGACAACGCCGTTATTTTACACATACCTAAAGCCGGGAGCCCTTGCTCAGCTCAGATACTCGAAAATCACCGCTAGATCCAGAGAAATCGGTGCTCAGACTCTTGTTGCTCTGTCTCAACTCAATCCGAGTTCGGATTCGGCATTTCCACAGCCACGCTTGGCAGATTTAGCCATGAATGGAGCTCCGTGTTTCAATTTGAGAGTCACCAAGTACCCCCGGTGCCTCCAGCGCAAGAAGCTTATTGCTGTGACGCCGTTTTTTTCTGAGACTCActcatga